The DNA segment ACTGGTAGCGGTCACGAGCGTCGAGACCGGCCTGCCGTACGTCATCGCACGCAAGCAGCAGAAGGAGTACGGCACCGGGAACCTGATCGAGGGCGACCTCGAGGAGGGAGAACGCGTCGTCGTCCTCGAGGACATCGCCACTACCGGGCAGAGCGCCGTCGACGCCGTCGAGGCGCTCCGGGAGGCCGGCGCCGTCGTCGATCGCGTCGTCGTCGTCGTCGACCGCGACGAGGGCGCCGACGAACTGCTCGCCGATCACGGCGTCGAACTCGAGGCGCTGCTCACCGCCGAGGAGCTGCTCGCGGCCGAGTGAGTATCCGTCCCTGTGGTGCTTCAAGGATCGAACTGACCCGAACTATTCAAGTTCGTGTAGTGTCGTGGACGCGTATGAACAGAGTCGAGAAGGCCACCCTCCAGTTGGGGGCGGTCTCGATCCTGGGTGTACTCAAGGGGAGCCGCACCTACGAGGAGCTCGCCGAACTGACCGGGCTTCCGGCCGGCGACCTGAACCGCTACGTCAACGGCCACGTCCTCCCCGGCGTCGAGCGGGCCAGGGCCGTCGTCGAGGACGTCGGTCGGGAGACGCTGGCGGCGGAGCTCGACGCCCGCATCGAGTTCGACGCGGAGGGGTACGTCGACAACTCGGAGGTCGTCTTCGACCAGCCCTTTCTGGATCTGGTCGCGCCCGTCGTCGCCGAGTCCTTCGGCTTCGACCGGCCCGACGTGGTACTCACCGCGGCCACCGACGGGATCACCCTCGCGGCGGCGATCGCGAGCCACTTCGACGCCCGGTGTGCGTACGCCAAGAAATCGAAGGAGACCGCGGTCGAGGAGTTCATCGAGGCCCGGGAGCGCCTCGAATCGGGGATCGAGCTCACCTACTACCTGCCCGCCTCGGCGCTACGGTCGGGCGAACGGGTGCTCGTGGTCGACGACCTGATCCGATCGGGCGAGACCCAGGAGCTGCTGCTGGAGATCGTCGAGGGCGCCGACGCACACGTCGCGGGCGTCTTCGCGCTGATCGCCGCCGGCGACGAAGGAATCGAGCGCGCCAGAGCACGGACCGACGGCCCCGTCGACGCACTCACTCGCGCCGACTGAACCAGCACGTTCGTGCATATATACTCCAAACAGAGACGAAAACGGTTAAATAACGTGGTGTCGCTATGCTCACTCGTGCATCATGTCCATCGGTGACCGCCTCGGCGAGTACTTCGACGTCGAGGAGGGGGGCAGCGACGTCCGGACCGAGACGGTCGCCGGGCTGACGACGTTCCTCGCGATGTCGTACATCGTCCTGGTGAACCCGATCATCCTGGCCGAGGCGATCACCGTCGAGGGCTACACGCAGGTGGAGGTCCAGCAGATGCTCGCCATCGCGACGATCCTCTCCGCGTTCGTCGCGACGCTCGTGATGGCGTTCTACGCGAGACGGCCGTTCGCGCTCGCGCCGGGCATGGGCCTGAACGCCTTCTTCGCCTTCACGGTCGTCCTCGGGTTGGGCGTTCCCTGGCAGACCGCGCTCGCCGCGGTGTTCGTCGAGGGACTGATCTTCATCGCCATCACCGCGGTCGGCGCCCGGAAGTACGTCATCGAGCTGTTCCCCGAACCGGTGAAGTTCTCCGTCGGCGCGGGCATCGGCGTCTTCCTGCTGTTCATCGGGCTCCAGGAGATGCAGATCGTCGTCGCGGACGAGGCGACCCTCGTCGCGCTGGGCGACGTCGCCGGCAGCCCCGTCGCCGGGCTCGGCGTGCTCGGGCTCGCCGCGACGTTCATCCTCTGGGCACGCGGAATCAAGGGGGCGATCGTCATCGGCATCCTCGGCACGACGGCGACGGGCTGGCTGCTCACGCTCGCGGGCGTCTTCGAACGCGGCGTCGTCACCCCGGAGACGCTCGTGAGCCCCCAGTACGACGTTACACCACTGGCTGGCGCGTTCCTTGAAGGGCTCCGTGACGTCGATCCGCTGACGTTCACGCTGGTCGTGTTCACCTTCTTCTTCGTCGACTTCTTCGACACTGCGGGCACGCTGATCGGCGTCTCGCAGTTCGGCGGCTTCCTCGAC comes from the Halalkalicoccus sp. CG83 genome and includes:
- a CDS encoding NCS2 family permease, whose translation is MSIGDRLGEYFDVEEGGSDVRTETVAGLTTFLAMSYIVLVNPIILAEAITVEGYTQVEVQQMLAIATILSAFVATLVMAFYARRPFALAPGMGLNAFFAFTVVLGLGVPWQTALAAVFVEGLIFIAITAVGARKYVIELFPEPVKFSVGAGIGVFLLFIGLQEMQIVVADEATLVALGDVAGSPVAGLGVLGLAATFILWARGIKGAIVIGILGTTATGWLLTLAGVFERGVVTPETLVSPQYDVTPLAGAFLEGLRDVDPLTFTLVVFTFFFVDFFDTAGTLIGVSQFGGFLDEEGDLPEMEKPLMADAIGTTVGAMIGTSTVTTYIESSTGIEEGGRTGLTALVVAAFFALAFVAVPLIAAIPAYASYIALVVVGIIMLQGVLDVDWHDPAWAVSGGLTITVMPLTYSIANGLAAGIIAYPVIRTATGEPREVRLGQWLLAAALVGYFYVQTSGMLL
- a CDS encoding phosphoribosyltransferase family protein → MNRVEKATLQLGAVSILGVLKGSRTYEELAELTGLPAGDLNRYVNGHVLPGVERARAVVEDVGRETLAAELDARIEFDAEGYVDNSEVVFDQPFLDLVAPVVAESFGFDRPDVVLTAATDGITLAAAIASHFDARCAYAKKSKETAVEEFIEARERLESGIELTYYLPASALRSGERVLVVDDLIRSGETQELLLEIVEGADAHVAGVFALIAAGDEGIERARARTDGPVDALTRAD
- the pyrE gene encoding orotate phosphoribosyltransferase, which translates into the protein MADAELIEALREAEAIKYGEFELSHGGTSDYYIDKYLFETDPRCLSLIARAFAERVDGEKLAGVALGAVPLVAVTSVETGLPYVIARKQQKEYGTGNLIEGDLEEGERVVVLEDIATTGQSAVDAVEALREAGAVVDRVVVVVDRDEGADELLADHGVELEALLTAEELLAAE